In Drosophila subpulchrella strain 33 F10 #4 breed RU33 chromosome X, RU_Dsub_v1.1 Primary Assembly, whole genome shotgun sequence, the DNA window CCGGAAGTCTTCATCGAGAGGCCCTTAAAAAGGCAAGGGACAGCGCATTAGAGATGATCTTGCAGACCCACAGATCCATCACGAGCTGGAAAAAAAAGCACACAAAATACAGGAGAAATTAAACCGAAACACAGCGCTTTCATTATGATGTTCATCTTTTTTTTCGCCGGCATTTTCATTATCGTTGTCAGCATCTCGGGTCCCATTAGTCGCTATCAGCGATGAAAACTGTTAGAAATTTCGAGAGCAATTTCAACCCATTTATTATTTGACTTCGATTTGATTTCTTTTCATTTCCGTTGAAGCACTGGTCTTCCAACTGGAATTGGGTCCTCAATGAGTTGACACTTTTTATTTGGCTTACCAAGTTTTATATAGGTGAAAAAACAGAATCATAGGAAGtaaatgtcattgattttgaCCCAAAGTTAAAGGCGAACTAAAAATGTGCTTAAACCTATCCCAACCCGTTTTTAACTAGTATGATTCGCAAACTatttttgggtgactttaatagACTTGCAAAATAGAACTCGAGCTcgacaaaaataataaaaatagtaTAATTAACACTTCAGGAAATATTGGTATTCGTTTTATATAGTTTACTTCCTGATTTTTCTAAGTAACATTtcataattatttcattaattcctGCTTATTCCAAATTACTTTTGCTTCTGTTTTGTACGgctgtttatatatttaactGCTTTTAAAGTTCTTCACGCTCATAAATAATTTGTTCTACAATTCTTAATTGcttaaaaaccatttaaaatcTGACCTAAGGTAAGGTCTAAGTCAGCTCTTAATTGATGTTAGAAGTAATTTAAGCAAAAGCCAGAAGCTTTATGCAGATTTATGAAAATTCGTTAATGGGGTTTGAAAAATTGCTAATAGTAggtttttgtttaaatatttgaaaagaGAAAAAAACGACTGAAATATAAGTCATGATAATGTGAAGTATCATAAtttcttactttatttttCGCCACGAATACAATAAAACCCATTGTCGTTCAAGTAATTCCGGAACTCGAGGTTTCACATTTACTTGATTGACCATTTTGTACTCTGACTGGAACTCTAATTTTCCACTGCAGATTCGTTTTGACCATGTTTCTTGGCTCGGCTATTTGCATTTTCGTTTAGCATTGAACTGACCGGTGATCAGTCGTCAACTGCTCCACTTGACACACATATCTTGGCGATATTTCGTATCTATGcacctaaaaaaatatattgaaaccTTTTAAAATTACGTTTTTCTGAGTtttattagaaaaatattatttctgttatttaCTTAAGATTAAAATGGATGAGctaagtaaaatatttattgggtggtcttattttaaataacttatgtaggaattatttaaaacataaCATACCAATTCAttctaaaattttaataatttcccgagcctttaaaatttgtatatttatattttttaaataaatatttaaatattttttcattaaaacTATCTGgtaattaattaaagtttaCTTAAAATGTCTTATTTTCATTGCTTAAGTTTGAATAATTTCCCGAggctttaaaatttgtatatttatatttatttggatgtatagtatagaaaatatttatttaaatattttttgattaaaACTATCTAGTAATTAATTagagtttatttatttctatttctaattttattatttctaattTCCATTGCATAAAGCATTCAAATtcagatttaaaaaaaatcttcttTTAAAATCAGCTTTAATAGCATTTTTACCAAcgccttttatttttatatccgAAAAATTGTTGTGTTAATTTTTTTCGGTGCACTtaaggggcgtggcagggggcAGTGGAGTGGAGTGGGTGGAGTCGTAGTTTCACGCAAGGTCCATTGCCACACACGCCACTTTTTTTGGCCGGCTCCGTCATCTCATTATTGGCTTATGCATAGTGGCCATTGAAATCGCACGAAATCGGCGGCCAAGACGTTCCCCAATGGAATCACTTTCACTTTGCTCACCTACAGGGCCACCTCTtcaacccccccccccccccctttcttTCCGCTCTTGTCCAAAACTTGCGTAAACTTTCGTGGTTTCAAAAcgaaaaatatgtttattcGATGAcaggtataaaaaaaaaacaaaacaataatagtaataacaaTAAATGAATGGGAGGCGAGTAGAGGGACGGGGAAAAAGGTGTTGTAGGGGACATTTTGGCAGCTTTATTAGCAGGTTCGCGGTGCGTGTGTTCCAGCCGTTCGACAAGTCATGGGGGTTTCAAAAGAAGGGGGCTCCCAGGGCGTTTTTCTCTGGTGGTTCAACGTCTTGTATTCAAGTGGCTAAGACGCCAGACCACGCTAAGGTCAAGAAACAACTAGCCCATGACCTTCCACCACAAGCCATGATGTCAGTTGGCGTCGAGATTGCAAAAGGTTTTCCATAGATTAACCATCAGCAATTGCAAGCTATAAACCTTTCTTCAAGGCTCAGCTATTTTAAATCCCTTTAAAGGTTAAAGAAAGAATATAAAATCAATttgtatacaaaaaattatgGTAACATGGaataatttaaattgcttAAGTACATTTGAAAAAGAATAATGATTAAGCCTATGGGCATTAAACGAACTATATTCATCACAACGAGTTTTTTGTTCactgttattattatttatttaaaactaaagGCAAAAGGTTTTCCATTAATTAACCATCAGTAATTGCAAGCTATAAACCTATTCTTCAAGGCTCAGCTATTTTAAATCCCTTTAAAGGTTGAAGAAAGaatataaaatcaatttatataaaaaaaaattttgacatggattaatttaaattgcttAAGTACATTTGAATAAGAATAATGGTTAAGCCTATGGGCATTAAACGAACTATATTCATGGCAACGAGTTATTTGTACACtgtcattatttatttaaaactaaaatgcTTATCCAATTAGTACCCTTATAAACAAAACGAATATCAgttattataatcattatGATCATTAAAATGCAACATGACATTGGGTAATCAGGGAGTATAAAAGCTTTGATTTATCAACTAATCAAAAATGGCAAATTGAATACACCAATTGTTTCCGGAGTCACTATATAGGTATATAGCcccaatttaatttaatacaaCACACTATATATGCAAGTCAGCCTCGTCTGGGAGACCGATTAGTTGCAATCTGTATTCCCATGCCAACCTGCCCACTGACGAGTAATTGGCAACATATATGTCAATCCGCCCAGCCAACTGTGTTGCCACAATAATAGCCCATTGTCTGGCCGTCAacgctgcgtatacgtaatgtgcGTTGCACGTATACGCCCTGTTGGTTTCCAGCTAATGGCGGGGCGTGGCCGATTCTTGGCTAAGGCTCGGCCTGATGCAATATgtgatatatatatgtatatatcacATATGACAGGGAGCAGTAGAGTAGAGAAGCGCGTGTCGTCACTTGCCATTGTTTGGGGCCAATAACACGATCCTCTTGCTTTTTTCCCGGGGCTGGGAACGGGGTCACCTGAGTCGCGGATTTTGGCACCTGCCACAGTAGTTCATCGCCGCCATGCTGGGAAGTTAGCCAACCTGCGGGCGGGCCTCTAGGTCTCATCATTTTTACGCCAGAAAAAATCTTCATAACTCTGTTTTGAATCGAAAATAATAATGGTATATATCTTTTCAAAGTGTTTCTATTTTAAAGGTTACTAACCACAGAAAAGTGtgaaaacaaaggaaattaCCTTTTCTCTTAACTtaattataaaacaatttCGAATTTTTTATCGCTCTCCAGCTAATAATTATGAGAAGCGCATAGAAGGGCGCCATTATTTAAATCCACAATAATTGTAATTCAGCAACAATTTTACTTTCACCAACTGGTAACAACAATTTTGTAATGCATATATTCATCCAATCGACATAGGTGGCTAACGTTAAGTTTAAACCATGCTTTTTTCACACATTGCATTTGAAACAATCATATTTTCTTTTGgtgtacaaaaattatattcaattaaaaagTCATAACTTAAATAGTTAAATACTATTTTTCTGTTCAATAAATAAGGCGAGGACATAACGATTGGTCAAGTGACTTCTATGTAAGGCGTGTGagcgattgaattatttagaaACGTTGGGCGACGCCTTCAACTTTTGACACGCAGCCCCAGACAGCCAAACCCCTGACCCATAAACCCTATCCTTTGGTAAATAGCAGTGCTATAGACCAGCGCGAACTGCTCCAGCTGATTGATTAAAGAATAACAACAGTGGAATCCCTCTCCTTCCCACTGCGAACAGTTGGTTGGACACGTGGCCAGTGTTTTTGGGAAGCGGCTCAGTCCAGCCGGCGATGCCTTAGTGGCAGCTCCTCCAGATTGAAGCACACCACCACGCCAAGATGCCCTATAACCTCTGGCTGCGCCGGCGCCTCCAGCTCCTGGCCTCACTCCTCTTCTGCGGCCTGTTGGGGTATTTGACCTCGGAGGCAGTGGCCAAGCCTACGTTATCCTTCAGCTTGCCGCAAGGTCTGCAGGGATTCCCCTCGTTCCAGTCCTTCACCCAGCAGATCATCGAGCAGCGCAGTGTGCGCCAGATGAAGACGTACAGGTGAGTGGTGACCCTAAGATTTGACAATCCTATAATATCGCATCCAAATAAACTATCGGAATAGAGAGCTTAGGAGAGAAAaagcttttattttcaatGCATTTCTGTACAAGTACAATGGAAAGTATAGTTTTAGGGAATATTCATTTATTGACCCGCGCTTAGCTAGTAACTTTGAGAAGCGCATAGAAAGGCGTACTAACTAGAGATAGACTACAGAGCAGCGCAGCGCGCGCCAGATGAAGACGTGCAAGTGCGTGGTGATCAATTCCATCCGGGCTGTGATTAGCAGTCAAGCAACGATCGTCTGGAGGGTTTCACTCGCCCGCCGAGTCCATTGCCATGGACGTCACGTATCCGCACGGTCGGACGCCTGGCCATGTGCCCATAACCGCGGCATGGGGCTTGAGCTTCAGCTCTCACTCAAAACCCTAGTCACACTATgcacagtaaaaaacaagagctcgatttaaaataaaaatgcgctggtcaaatatatatttacctTAGACCTTTACTTATCattttgagaaatattttgaacaacattttaatcaaaattgaatttttttaaatcataaaaattgtataaattcAACGTTGGCCTTTTCTGTGCACTCTCTTTTTTCACAGCGGAAAGCGGGTGAGCAACGACTCCCTCATTATGATATACTATCACGATCTGACCATAGCCGTAACGGAGCTGGGACCCCAGAAGCTGCTACTCGGCTGTGAGCTGATCGAAATCTAGTAAGTATTTTCtaataattgtatttaagAAACATAAAAAATTCACAAAGTAAAAAAATAACATAGAGCATTGTGGTTTAAAGATTCACTATGGTTACAAGCCAAGATATAAACCAAATGTAAAACAAATTGactaagatttatataaagTATTGTTTTATCAGCATTATACAAGCAAGCAAAAAGTGATTAAATTGATGTGCAAATAATGTCCACTTGTTTGTTTGGAAGAAATCAAGGTTTTCCGGAAGTAGCATTTTGAGTTATTTACTTGGACAGCTGATTAGACAGAAAATCCACAGGGTATGCCCTGAATATTAGATTAGGCACACGATTTATCACGTTTTTGAAAATCGAAATGTCCGACAGTGGTATAACAAATGTTAAACTCGTatgaataataaattattagaaataacatataaaagaaaaacacaaaaggGGTTTACTGTTCTGATAACAGACGAAATCGTGAAAGAATGCAAATGGGCGTGCTTTTAGCTAAGTAGAGTGAGAATCGCGTAGAAAGGCTTGCCAGCTAATGCTATACCTCTCTTTCTCCCTAATCCATAGCAACGATAAGGAGGGCAAGATGCTGTTGGATGGTCTGTCGCACTATAATCGCCCCCTGGAAATAAAATTCGACGAAATGCTCAAGCTGATGGACCAGTGTGAGCATGTCGATAAGCTGAGCTACGCCTCTCGGTACAAATCCAAGTTGGAGAGCGCTGAGCGGAGCAGTGGCGGCGGAGGAGGCGACTCATCCTCGACGGGTGGAGCCAATGATGGAGTCGCCCTTAAACTGGCCACCAATATCTTTCCGCGCAGTCCCTTCTCCCTGCTGAGTGGCATTATACCAGGTAGGTTTATCGACTACATGAAGATCCAATGATGTTTAATAACTCCCTTTAACAGGCACAAAATGGTGTGGCACTGGCGATATCGCAGAGACATACAGCGATCTGGGCAGCGAAATGGCCATGGATAGATGCTGTCGCCAACATGATCTATGTCCTATCAAGATCCGAGCCTATCAGAACAAATACGAACTGATGAATGATTCTTTGTACACAAAGTGAGTGAGCAAAATAGTTACTAGTGGTTGTCTTTTTGAGTTCACTAAAAATATTACTTCATATTATAAGCTATATTCCAATCGGAAACGTTTATAAATATGATATACTATATGaactttataaaataaaattaaaatgtttataatatttagATGATAGGATGTTTATTCATTTAAATCGctaattcaaaaattaatatattaagTTAAAGATTGTTTTGATAGGGTTAGAACGTATAACCATGATAACCTATAAGATAGTTTCcgagaaaaatatttttagaacaCAAAAGCTCGTAATCCCAAAATATATCTAGTAATTTTGTTGCATCCTCTACAGATCCCACTGCATCTGCGACGACATGCTGTTCTCCTGCCTGAAGATGACCAACACCTCGGCCTCGCAGCTGATGGGCTCCATCTACTTCAACCTGGTGCAGGTGCCCTGCTTGGACGGGCGGAGCAACCAGTACAAGTTCCGGGCGGCCAAGGAGGGATTCTAAGTAGGGGAGCCAGAAACTGGGGGTTTTGAAGCTCGTTTCACTGTACAGGAGGTGGGGaccagagagagagagagatggagagggagtcgctctatttattgttttacaaATGATGACGCCcgctttttatttttccaataTTCTGTTGGGTTTACAGTTTACAATTAGCGTTAACGTTATCTAGGATAAGTATAATGTAGAATTGCAATCTTTGttatacaaatacaaatacgaatataaatatatatatatatatatgtataatttatttgattaGCCGTCTTTATTTGTTACCaacgtaaaaaaaaatatatatgtatataaggGACAATTCCGATTCCATTTTTAACTACAATGCTTAACCTTAATCGTTGTCTCTCTCACAATATTGCACTAACAAAACAATGTTCGACAAAATcgacagaaaaaaaaacaacacacataattatatataatatatatcaaATTTTGATTCGCGTTCACGGGGAATTTTCGTCTTCAGCAGGCAGCGACACTGACTAGTGGAGTCTTTCTATATATGGGTTGTCTTTGCTGTTCCATCTGGGATCTCTAGTGCTAGCGATGTGATGGGTCTAGGTACTTGGAAGGGCGATTGGAGAGCCTAGAAGATGCTGGCCACATTGGGGCCGGGCTGCGAGTTGGTCGGTGTGGGCTGTGTGGGCCGGTCGATGTCCTGGTAGCTGCGCTGCTGGCTGGTTGGGAACACCGATCCCGTCTGCAGGGTGCCGCCCCTCGTGTTGAACTCCCTGTAGAGCAGGGCCACGCTCACCGGGCGCAGTATCAGATTGATGATGCTAAACGCCACGGCCCAGCCATCTGAAAGTGGTTGGAAAAGAAGGTCGATATCAGTTTGGAGTCTGGCAAGGATCGTATTGCGGTTCGGTGTGTCGATAGGGCGGGGTAAATGACTTACTCATGATACCATAATGGAGAGCAATGCTGACTATGTCAAAGAAAATGCTAGAAGCGTTGATGACGAGCGCCTGCAAAGAGATACGAAATGGTACAACATGAGTTTGGGAGGGAATGCTGCGATTAGGGATAAAGGGTTTGAGCTGTTTTATAACCCCGAATAGGGTTTCAAGCAGTGTACACTTTTTATATAATGGTGGAACTAGGGATATAGGGTTTAAGCTGTTTCATACCCCAAAATAGTTTATAAGTAGGTATACATTTATAAAGCGAGTTTGTATTTATACCACCTTTAAAGAATGTAAAACTTTTTTGTAGTAAACTTTTAGGCTTATTAAGCAAATGCAAGTTATTTAAAATCACTACttaaacacattttaaaagaaaCCAATTACAGTTTTGAAACAAAccaatattaaattatatataaaccatATTAGGACAATTAGGACAGCTAAATATgtgcttaaaaatataaaaagtgtTTTGAACGCAATATAAAATTCCAGCCTAtgaaatttgattttttttaacaaggGCAGGGGTGTAAAATCCATCGAATAGATTGATCTTCTCTTGAGACTCTTTAGTAAAGAGAGCATAAAACAATCTATACattgatattttaattatatagtAAGCATATACAAAgtgtatttgtttttaagaaatttaatatatttatttatatttaatatgatAACCATTGGTTTCCGAAAACATCACACAACATATGTGCATACGTCCCTATTTCTGATAATAACACGTTAGTAAGCCCATATGGACAACATATGTTCAGATTCAAATTCCCAGACCGCAGGTCTTTCCGCCAAATCCTTCACCCACTTCGCCCAGGAATTACTCAGCACAACTCTTAGGGAAACTCCAAGTTGTGGCCAACGACAATTTACatatttgaaattaaattaattatgttCATTGATTTTTCTTTTGCAGTTTGGCCAGAGGCCGCGGGagaaaacaaatgaaatacCTTCTGGCTTTCGAGGGATTTGACATCGAGTTGCGTTGAGTTCGGGTTGGTTAAGAGGCGTTGCTAATGGCTTTCGAGGAGGCAAACATGCCTGGGAATCCTGCACAGTTCGCTGGTAGCCTCGTTAAATGGGAATCGTAGTGCCCGATTTGTATAGTCCTTACCGAGGGCCTGTGACCCGAAATGGCAATCGCGTGACGAGGGTCCTTCAAGACGGGGAAAAAACCAAACCAACAAAGTAACTGGGGCCAGTCGTGGGACTCTCAAGTGTCGGCTTTTCGGGGGCGGTGGTCACTTTTCGGTCGGCCTAAGGTCAAAGTTGAGCCATTCACCGTCTTTACTTACAGCTAACTCATCTATTAATACACgaatgcccccaaacttcacACGCAATCCGCCGAAAACCAGACCTTTTatgtgaaaatatttatattcatttattccCACACGGAGAAAGAAAAACTGAAACAATATCACATTTGTTATACATATTATACAAAAAAAGGTGCATTTAACACATATAAATTTATCATGatgttttgatatttttaaatacaattttgatatgaaaatattatattttgatCTAGACAATGCAACTTTATCTCTATAAGTCTCTATATATTTtaccaaaaaagaaaaggagaaaataattttgatatgaaaatattatatattttgatcTAGATAATGCAACTTTATCTCTATAAgtcattatatattttactaaaaaaaaaggaaatcaaacatttaaatttatcattaataatgataataatgataataataatatgataataatgataatgaaCTTCAAATCTATATTGCGCTGTAAAACTTTGTATATACCttctaaaaattttattatattttcaaaaactgtatattttaatcaaaagtatttatacatttgtatactatttttTTTCACTGTGTGCATTCGACTGAAATCCACTTTCATTAGCATACCTCCACGCGTTCAGATTCGGATTTGGTTccgttttttttattattttggccaTGCCACTTGGCGGGTTAAATCCCGTCGGGGGTGGAGCAGAAAATTAGAGATTAAAGTTCGGGCCGCGGGGAAACCTGTTATGGCCAAGTTAACCCATAAGCGAGCAAATTGATTGGCCGTAAATGTGCCGTAGCTTTTGGTATTAACCAAAACAGAACAAGAGTTTTCCCTTTAGAATAGCATAGTTTTTACGCCAGTGAGTAAGAATTATATATGCCGAAATCCCAGTTGCATTCACATTGTGAAGCAACAAAGACTTTTCTACTTGGATAACCCAAATTCGTTATCTTATCTATAAGAATTTATCTGAATCGTCTTTTTTTTCTACCTAAATCTTAGCTTTATGGCCCTGCTTTTTTATTATTCTTCCttatgataactattttaatAATGAGATTGTATTAGTTCGAATTTTACAAAGCTTTGaaagctacttttaaaattaatataaagtTTTTCTGAAACTCTataaatttttgatttaaaatagGCATGCTTTGAATCGCAAAGTCaatcaattttaattgaatttctttatttttgtaacccAAATTACAGTGCAAGTTAGGTTAATTGCCATGATTAATCGTATTAAATCAGTGActgcatcatcatcatcatcgcaaTCAGTCAATCACTGCATTTTATTGTTTGAATCTCGATTTTCCCTCTGGCACCTGCGACTCGTCAAAACTATTTTAGTGAGAacatttgttatttatattttcatgtGTATGCTAATTGCCGATTGGCGCTTTTTTGAACAACCGGTTTGGCCGATTTAGCAGATTTCGAGGTGATATCAGTGTGAGTCGACTGGCATTTGATCGAAGTCTCATCGCAAAAGCAAAGGGAAAGTTCTGGGCTAATATATTCCATTAATTGGATTAACACAGACGCTCACTCAGTACTACAAGAACCCTTATCTTGAAAACAGGCCGATCAACAATACTTTCATGAGTCACAAAGGGCAGTGAATGGCAAGCTATTTTATATATCAAAGTCTTAAATTCCAATGCAATCGGACTACTGCACTCTTATGATTATCATTAAATTTCAGAAGAATAACTTGAGACGCTCAAATTCGAAGGGTTAAATAGTATAATTAGTAAAAATAACA includes these proteins:
- the LOC119557174 gene encoding uncharacterized protein LOC119557174 isoform X1; the protein is MPYNLWLRRRLQLLASLLFCGLLGYLTSEAVAKPTLSFSLPQGLQGFPSFQSFTQQIIEQRSVRQMKTYSGKRVSNDSLIMIYYHDLTIAVTELGPQKLLLGCELIEIYNDKEGKMLLDGLSHYNRPLEIKFDEMLKLMDQCEHVDKLSYASRYKSKLESAERSSGGGGGDSSSTGGANDGVALKLATNIFPRSPFSLLSGIIPGTKWCGTGDIAETYSDLGSEMAMDRCCRQHDLCPIKIRAYQNKYELMNDSLYTKSHCICDDMLFSCLKMTNTSASQLMGSIYFNLVQVPCLDGRSNQYKFRAAKEGF
- the LOC119557174 gene encoding phospholipase A(2) isoform X2, coding for MLLDGLSHYNRPLEIKFDEMLKLMDQCEHVDKLSYASRYKSKLESAERSSGGGGGDSSSTGGANDGVALKLATNIFPRSPFSLLSGIIPGTKWCGTGDIAETYSDLGSEMAMDRCCRQHDLCPIKIRAYQNKYELMNDSLYTKSHCICDDMLFSCLKMTNTSASQLMGSIYFNLVQVPCLDGRSNQYKFRAAKEGF
- the LOC119557175 gene encoding type-1 angiotensin II receptor-associated protein, with translation MTDLNELMGSPFVRVKLVAFVHFFFISNAMLGTWGHGAYEFYNFLFLIAMFWTMHSKDSIEAVQTALVINASSIFFDIVSIALHYGIMNGWAVAFSIINLILRPVSVALLYREFNTRGGTLQTGSVFPTSQQRSYQDIDRPTQPTPTNSQPGPNVASIF